Sequence from the Microbacterium sp. AZCO genome:
GCGGCGGCCGTCGGGCAGCTCGACCATGTAGCGCGCGTCGGGGAGGTGCTCGCGCAGCAGCGTCAGCACCTCGGTCGCGTCGAACGTCTCGACGTGGAACCGCTCGTAGTCGACCTCGTCACCGTCGACGCGACGCAGGACGACGGCGCCGTTCGAGCAGACCACGAACTCGGGCGCGATCCTCAGAGCGCGGAGGATGCCGCGAGTGCCCTCCCACGAGCGCCCCGTCGCGAGCATCACCTCGTGGCCCGCGCGGTGCGCGTGCTCGACGGCCTCGACGACTCCGGGCGACAGCGACTCGTCCTCGAGGATGATCGTGCCGTCGATATCGAGCACGATGAGCAGGCGGTCGGTGGCGAGGGCCGGGTCCTCGGTGTCGCGCGCGATCTCCTCGACGAGCTTGGCCGCCTTCTTCGGCTTTACGACCTTGATGCTGCCCGTCGGCGGGAGATGCGCCTCGGTCACGCGATGGGCTCCAGAACCTCGAGACCGCCCAGGTACGGACGCAGCACCTGGGGCACGGTGACCGAGCCGTCGGCACGCTGGTGCGTCTCGAGGATCGCGACGATCCAGCGCGTGGTCGCGAGCGTGCCGTTGAGCGTCGCGACGTGCTGCGTCTTTCCTCCGTCGGGGCGGAAGCGGATGTCGAGCCGCCGAGCCTGATACGTGGTGCAGTTGCTCGTCGAGGTCAGCTCGCGGTAGGCGCCCTGCGTCGGGACCCACGCCTCGACGTCGAACTTGCGCGCGGCGCTCGAACCGAGATCTCCGGCGGCGACGTCGATCACCCGGTACGCGAGACCGAGGTCCTGGAGCATCCCCTCCTGCATCGCCACGAGGCGATCATGCTCGGCCTCGGCGTCATCCGGTGTCGTGTAGATGAACATCTCGAGCTTGTTGAACTGGTGCACGCGGATGATGCCGCGGGTGTCCTTGCCGTACGAGCCCGCCTCGCGGCGGTAGCAGGTCGACCAGCCGGCGTAGCGCTTCGGGCCGCGCGCGAAGTCGAGGATCTCGTCCATGTGGTACCCGGCGAGAGGCACCTCGCTCGTGCCGACGAGGTAGAGGTCGTCCTCTTCCAGGTGGTAGATCTCGTCGGCGTGCTGGCCGAGGAACCCCGTGCCGCGCATGACCTCGGGCCGCACGAGCGTCGGCGGGATGATCGGCGTGAAGCCCGCCTGCAGCGCGCGGTCGAGGGCGAGCGTCATGAGCGCCAGCTCGAGGCGCGCGCCGATGCCCGTGAGGAAGTAGAAGCGGCTGCCCGAGACCTTCGTGCCGCGCTCCATGTCGATCGCGCCGAGGATCTCGCCGATCTCGAGGTGGTCGCGGGGCTCGAAGTCGAACTGCGCGGGCTCGCCGCGCGTGCGGAGCGTGACGAAGTCGGCCTCGCCTCCGGCGGGAACCCCGTCGATGATGATGTTCTCGAGCTTCGCGAACGCGGCGTCCGACGCCTCCTCGGCCTCGGTGACCGCACGCTGCGCGTCTTTCACCCGGTCGCTCAACTCCTTCGCCTCGGCGACGAGGGCGGCCTTCTCCTCCTTGGGAGCCTGCGCGACCTTCTTGCCGTGCGCGTTCTGCGCGGCGCGGAGCTCTTCGAACGTCGTGATCGCCGCGCGGCGCGACCGGTCGGCGGCGAGAGCGTCGTCGACCGTGTCGGGCGACTCCCCCCGTGCCTCCTGCGAGCGCTTGACCAGCTCGGGATTCTCGCGGAGAAGAACGGGATCGATCATCCGTCAAGTTTAGGGTCGGGCCGAGTGGATGCCGCCCGCCGCGGTTTCAGGTCGTGGACGGCCGAACGACGCGACCGCAAGCCCTAGCGGGAGAGGGATGCCGCGGCTCTATGGTTGTACGCATGACAGCGGGCACCGGGCCAGACGACGACACGGCTCGACCGGCGGAGGACCCGCCCCACCCCTCGGACAAGATCTACGCCGACGGTCCCGATACGCGCGAGATCGCCATCTCCGAGGAGGCGATCCGCGCGCAGGCCGAGAAGCTGGCCGCCGAGGAGGGCGACCAGATCCCGCCTCAGCCGTCGGACTCCGCCGACGAGGAGAGCGACAAGGCCGACAAGGGCGAGGCGGACGACGACTCGGAGCACGGCGAGACGGGCGACAAGCCCGAGCAGGGCGAAGCGAGCGACAAGCCGGCCGAGGCGAACGAGAAGCCCGCCACGTCGGGCGACAAGCCCGACCCCGTGGAGGCGGCCGAGCCCGACAGCGTCATCCACGAGCCGGAAGACATCTCGTCCGACACGTCCGACGACGAGTCGGGCGAAGCGCGCCGCGTGGGCACCGAGGGCGACACGAAGGCGATGGGCGGCGGTGAGGAGCGCCCGAACCCCAAGGCGGCGCTCGTCTACAACCCCATCAAGGTGGATGCCGAGACCCTGCGTGCGTCGGTCGAGCGGCTCTCCGCCGAGGCCGGCTGGTCCGAACCGCTCTTCTACGAGACGACGGTCGACGACCTCGGCGACGACGTCACCCGCCAGGCGCTGGAGGTGGGCGTGGACGCCGTGCTCGTCGCGGGTGGCGACGGCACCGTGCGAGCCGTGTCGGAGGCGATGGCGTCGAGCGGTGTGCCGCTCACGATCGTGCCGAGCGGCACGGGCAACCTGCTCGCCCGCAACCTGCGGCTTCCCCTCGACGATCCCGAGGCGATGATCCGCGCGACCTTCGACGGCCACACCGTCGGCGTCGACATCGGCTTCGCGGCGCTGCGCCGGCCGGACGGCAAGACCGAGGAGCGGGCCTTCGTCGTCATGGGCGGCATGGGGCTGGACGCGGCGATGATCGCCAACACCAACTCGAAGCTCAAGAAGTCGGTGGGCTGGGTCGCGTACGTCGACGGCGCCGCCCGCTCGCTCCCCGGAGCCAAGCCGTTCCGCATCATGTACCAGATCACGGGTCACCGGCTTCATTCCGCCCGCGTGCAGAGCGTGCTCTTCGCCAACTGCGGGTCGCTCCCGGCTGGGCTCGAGCTCATCCCCGAGGCATCCGTCACCGACGGCACCATGGACGTCGTGATCTTCCAGCCCAAAGGACTCTTCGGGTGGCTCTTCGTCTGGCGCCGCGTCGCGTGGGACAACAGCTTCCTGCGCAAGTTCCGTGCGGGCCGGCAGGTGCTCGCGCTGCGCACGAGGGACAACGCCGTGCGCTATGCGCGGGGCGCCGAGCTGGAGGTCGGCACGTCGGACGCGCAGTTCGTGCAGCTCGACGGCGACGAGTTCGGCGAGGCGGTGAGCATCCGCGCCCGCGTCGTCCACGAGGGGCTCGCGATCGCGGTGCCCTCCGGTCACGACATCGACGGCATCTAGGGCCGGTCTTCCTGCCGGAACCGGCGACCCGCGTGCACGAACTCCTCAAGAACCGTGCGGGCGGGGCCGCTGTGCGGCGTGTCGCCCGCCGAGACGACAGTTCTTGAGGAGTTCGTGCACGGCGGGAGCTGGGGCGACGCATCCGTCATTTGAGGAGTTCGTGCGCGGCCGGAGCCGCTGCCGAGGCATCCGTCGGTTGAGGAGTTCGTGCACGGCCGGAGCCGCTGCCGCGGCATCCATCACCCCTTGACGGCGCCCCCGAGACCCGCCGACCGCAGGAAGACGGACTGGAAGACCAGGAACATCGCGATCGGGATGAGCGTCGCGATCGCGAGGGCGGCGAGGAAGACGTCGAGCTCGGTCTGGCTCTGCACGGCGGGAAGGCGCACCGAGAGCGGCTGTACGGCGGGGTCGGGCAGCACGAGCATGGGCCAGAGGTAGTCCTTCCACGCGGCGATGATCGCGAAGACCGAGACGACGCCGAGGATAGGCTTCGACATCGGCAGCACGACCGACCAGAAGAGCCGGAAGGGGCCGGCGCCGTCGGTCTTCGCTGCCTCGAACACCTCGCGCGGCAGATTGTCGAAGAACCGCTTCACCAGCAGGATGTTGAACGCGTTCGCCGACATCGGCAGCCACACGGCGAGGTAGTTGTTGAGCAGCGAGCCGCCGATGAGCGGCGGGTGCACGATCGTCAGGTAGAGCGGCACGAGCAGCACGATCCCCGGGATGAACAGCGTCGCGAGCACGAGCGCGTTGAGAATCGGCGCGTACTTCGGCCGCAGCACGGAGAGGGCATAGCCCGCGGTCGTCGCGATGAACAGCTGCGACCCCCACGCGCCCGCGGCGATCACGACGGTGTTGAAGAAGTACTGGTCGATGTGGATGTCGTTCCACGCCGTGGACAGATTCGCCCAGTCGATGCCGTTGGGCCACAGGGCGAAGGGCTGCGTCAGGGTGTCCTGCGTCGGCGTGACGGCGGATTTCGCGAGCCACAGGATCGGCCCGAGGCCCGCGATCACGAGCGTCACGAAGAGGAAGACATGCGTCAGGCCCATGCCGAGGCGCGTGCCGGGACGACGGCGCTCGGAGTCGGAGATGACGGTGCGCACGGTGTCGTCGTCGACGCTCGACCGACGTCGGCGCCGTCGCGAGACGAGTCCGCGACCCTTCGACAGGCTCAGGGACCGAGGAGCGTCCGCACCCTTGATGATCGAGCTCATTGCGTGCTCCAGCGGTCGGTCAGCCTGAAGTACACCCAGGACAGGACGGCGAGCACGATCGCGAGCAGCACCGAGACGGCCGTCGCTTCGCCGAGGTCGCCGCCGAGGCTGTTCCGGAAGGCCTTGTCGTAGATGTAGAGGAGGATCGTCTTCGTCGCGCCCGCCGGACCGCCGCCCGTGAAGAGGTACGGCTCGAGGAACACCTGCGCGGTCGCGATGACCTGCAGGATCAGCATGATGAAGAGGATGCCACGCAGCTGCGGGATCGTGACGTGCCAGACCTTGCGCCAGATGCCCGCACCGTCGACCTCGGCCGCGTCGTACAGCTCGGGCGGCACCGACAGGAGCGCCGCAAGGTAGATGATGATCGACCCACCGGCCGCGGCCCACGTCGCCTCGAGCACGAGCGACGGCATCGCCTGCACGGCGGACTGGATCCACGGCTGGGGCGGGATGCCGAACCAGCCGAGCACCGTGTTGAAGACGCCGTTCGGATCGGCGCTGTAGAAGAAGCGCCACAGCAGCACCGCGACGACGGGCGGGATCACGACGGGAAGGTACCCGAGGGCCGAGTAGAGGCCCTTCGCGCGGCGGACCTCACTCATGAGCACGGCCACGAACAGCGGGAGCGGGAAGCCGAACAGCAGAGCGAGGACCGCGAAGTAGATCGTGTTGACGACGGCGCGGCCGAGCTCGGGATCGGTCAGCACCGCGACGTAATTGTCGAGCCCGACGAACGTCGACACGATGAGGTTGGTCTTCTCGAAGCTCATGACGACCGACTGCACGATCGGCCGCCACGAGAAGAAGAAGAACACGAACACCATCGGCGCGACGAAGAGCAGGTTCCACAGGCCGCCGCCGCGATACCAGGTCACGGGTGTGCGCCGGCGTCGTCGCCGCGCGGGTGGAGCGTCGGCGGGCGGGATGGATGCCGCGGCCGGCCGCTCCTTCGTCGTCATGGTCATTTCGTCTCCGGTTGTCTTCTCCGGCTGATCTCCGGCCGTCTTCCCGTCCCCGAGCCTGTCGAGGCGTCGTGGGCGACCCCTCGACAGGCTCGGGGACCACCCCTCGGCAGGCTCGGGGACCACCCCTCGACAGGCTCGGGGACCGCCGGCTACTCGTCGAGCTTCGCCTGCGCGTCGGACTGCGCCTGCTTCAGCAGCGCGTCGATGTCGGCGTTCTGGTCGGTGAGGACC
This genomic interval carries:
- a CDS encoding HAD family hydrolase — encoded protein: MTEAHLPPTGSIKVVKPKKAAKLVEEIARDTEDPALATDRLLIVLDIDGTIILEDESLSPGVVEAVEHAHRAGHEVMLATGRSWEGTRGILRALRIAPEFVVCSNGAVVLRRVDGDEVDYERFHVETFDATEVLTLLREHLPDARYMVELPDGRRLYTEWLDDWNLINAARVPFEELTAQPVCRVVVVSPGQSEQDFVDLVSRIGLNQVSYAVGWTAWLDIAPKGVDKSTGLEHVRQWLGVDPAHVLVIGDGRNDVGMFEWARKHGGRAVAMAQGPQEVRDAASEVTASVEAGGVAEVLRKL
- a CDS encoding carbohydrate ABC transporter permease, with the protein product MSSIIKGADAPRSLSLSKGRGLVSRRRRRRSSVDDDTVRTVISDSERRRPGTRLGMGLTHVFLFVTLVIAGLGPILWLAKSAVTPTQDTLTQPFALWPNGIDWANLSTAWNDIHIDQYFFNTVVIAAGAWGSQLFIATTAGYALSVLRPKYAPILNALVLATLFIPGIVLLVPLYLTIVHPPLIGGSLLNNYLAVWLPMSANAFNILLVKRFFDNLPREVFEAAKTDGAGPFRLFWSVVLPMSKPILGVVSVFAIIAAWKDYLWPMLVLPDPAVQPLSVRLPAVQSQTELDVFLAALAIATLIPIAMFLVFQSVFLRSAGLGGAVKG
- a CDS encoding sugar ABC transporter permease, encoding MTMTTKERPAAASIPPADAPPARRRRRRTPVTWYRGGGLWNLLFVAPMVFVFFFFSWRPIVQSVVMSFEKTNLIVSTFVGLDNYVAVLTDPELGRAVVNTIYFAVLALLFGFPLPLFVAVLMSEVRRAKGLYSALGYLPVVIPPVVAVLLWRFFYSADPNGVFNTVLGWFGIPPQPWIQSAVQAMPSLVLEATWAAAGGSIIIYLAALLSVPPELYDAAEVDGAGIWRKVWHVTIPQLRGILFIMLILQVIATAQVFLEPYLFTGGGPAGATKTILLYIYDKAFRNSLGGDLGEATAVSVLLAIVLAVLSWVYFRLTDRWSTQ
- a CDS encoding diacylglycerol kinase family protein, with the protein product MTAGTGPDDDTARPAEDPPHPSDKIYADGPDTREIAISEEAIRAQAEKLAAEEGDQIPPQPSDSADEESDKADKGEADDDSEHGETGDKPEQGEASDKPAEANEKPATSGDKPDPVEAAEPDSVIHEPEDISSDTSDDESGEARRVGTEGDTKAMGGGEERPNPKAALVYNPIKVDAETLRASVERLSAEAGWSEPLFYETTVDDLGDDVTRQALEVGVDAVLVAGGDGTVRAVSEAMASSGVPLTIVPSGTGNLLARNLRLPLDDPEAMIRATFDGHTVGVDIGFAALRRPDGKTEERAFVVMGGMGLDAAMIANTNSKLKKSVGWVAYVDGAARSLPGAKPFRIMYQITGHRLHSARVQSVLFANCGSLPAGLELIPEASVTDGTMDVVIFQPKGLFGWLFVWRRVAWDNSFLRKFRAGRQVLALRTRDNAVRYARGAELEVGTSDAQFVQLDGDEFGEAVSIRARVVHEGLAIAVPSGHDIDGI
- the serS gene encoding serine--tRNA ligase codes for the protein MIDPVLLRENPELVKRSQEARGESPDTVDDALAADRSRRAAITTFEELRAAQNAHGKKVAQAPKEEKAALVAEAKELSDRVKDAQRAVTEAEEASDAAFAKLENIIIDGVPAGGEADFVTLRTRGEPAQFDFEPRDHLEIGEILGAIDMERGTKVSGSRFYFLTGIGARLELALMTLALDRALQAGFTPIIPPTLVRPEVMRGTGFLGQHADEIYHLEEDDLYLVGTSEVPLAGYHMDEILDFARGPKRYAGWSTCYRREAGSYGKDTRGIIRVHQFNKLEMFIYTTPDDAEAEHDRLVAMQEGMLQDLGLAYRVIDVAAGDLGSSAARKFDVEAWVPTQGAYRELTSTSNCTTYQARRLDIRFRPDGGKTQHVATLNGTLATTRWIVAILETHQRADGSVTVPQVLRPYLGGLEVLEPIA